One window from the genome of Diospyros lotus cultivar Yz01 chromosome 11, ASM1463336v1, whole genome shotgun sequence encodes:
- the LOC127812523 gene encoding uncharacterized protein LOC127812523, whose amino-acid sequence MGCSSSKRVEAAAVVDLYRPPPSSFAVFDVNAIQEPWLMAEDAAAEHGEKPTHVPAPILEKLNKLESDGPRSWDEVSRALEDLKPIITKPAPPTLDPRPPVQDSRAPVKSFSFHTLEELDAKLTAKPAELRKTDSMRPELKKNDRVNAELRPIHDRVKGESRPESGSFKPVRENIFIVKDRLDRQKEGNAAAPARWDPLSDFPQNCPPGGSDAVVLYTTSLGGVRRTYEDCNRVRAILENHRVVFDERDVALHGGFLAELKGLVGEGVAVPRLFVKGRYVGGAAEVVGLNETGRLGRLMSWARVERGAGRQDCGGCGGARFVPCLDCGGSCKIVVGDKKERCDKCNENGLVHCPNCL is encoded by the coding sequence ATGGGCTGCTCTTCTTCCAAGCGAGTGGAGGCCGCCGCCGTCGTCGATCTCTACCGTCCACCGCCGTCGAGCTTTGCCGTCTTCGACGTCAACGCCATCCAAGAGCCATGGCTCATGGCCGAAGATGCTGCCGCGGAGCACGGGGAGAAGCCTACGCACGTGCCGGCCCCGATCCTCGAGAAGCTCAACAAGCTCGAATCCGACGGCCCTCGTTCGTGGGATGAAGTGAGCAGGGCTCTGGAGGATCTCAAGCCCATCATAACCAAACCTGCACCTCCCACACTGGATCCCCGCCCCCCGGTGCAAGATAGCCGGGCTCCGGTTAAGAGCTTCTCTTTCCACACGCTTGAGGAGCTCGACGCCAAGCTCACCGCCAAGCCCGCCGAGTTGAGGAAAACTGATTCGATGCGTCCCGAGTTGAAGAAAAATGACCGAGTCAACGCCGAGTTAAGACCAATTCATGACCGAGTCAAGGGCGAGTCGCGACCAGAGTCAGGAAGTTTCAAGCCGGTGAGGGAGAATATATTCATAGTGAAGGACAGATTGGACAGGCAGAAGGAAGGGAACGCGGCGGCACCGGCGAGGTGGGACCCACTGAGCGACTTCCCGCAGAACTGCCCGCCGGGGGGGTCGGACGCGGTGGTGCTGTACACGACGTCGCTGGGGGGCGTGCGGCGGACGTACGAGGACTGCAACCGGGTGCGGGCGATCCTGGAGAATCACCGAGTGGTGTTCGACGAGCGGGACGTGGCGCTTCACGGCGGGTTCCTGGCTGAGCTGAAGGGGCTGGTGGGGGAGGGGGTGGCGGTACCGCGGCTGTTCGTGAAGGGGCGGTACGTGGGCGGGGCGGCGGAGGTGGTGGGACTGAACGAGACAGGTCGACTGGGGCGGTTGATGAGTTGGGCGCGGGTCGAGCGAGGCGCCGGGAGGCAGGATTGCGGCGGGTGTGGTGGCGCCAGGTTTGTGCCGTGTTTGGATTGCGGCGGGAGCTGCAAAATAGTGGTCGGGGATAAGAAAGAGAGGTGTGACAAATGTAACGAGAATGGTTTGGTCCACTGTCCAAATTGTCTCTAA
- the LOC127813606 gene encoding B2 protein — protein MENNQQSFFQFSDQLRLQANAFSNLSLNDSIWSTSYASKRPEERRNLAVGEQNPDFRANSSDALKPNDSDFNGFNHGWKISGSDYLNGFNDGWKTMGTSTLGLDGGFSKGVYSKPLVNFDLSNNSNNNLNFVVNSKGVKSGIGKNEEDLLIHHHNHHLNGGKGGKKNKNNSNSNKESNNSSEKNSDKNSVDKRFKTLPPSESLPRNETVGGYIFVCNNDTMQENLKRQLFGLPPRYRDSVRAITPGLPLFLYNYSTHQLHGIFEAASFGGTNIDPTAWEDKKNPGESRFPAQVRVMTRKVCEPLEEDSFRPILHHYDGPKFRLELNIPEALSLLDIFAENKP, from the exons ATGGAGAACAATCAGCAATCTTTCTTCCAGTTCAGCGACCAGCTCAGGCTCCAAGCCAACGCCTTCTCCAATCTCTCCCTCAACGATTCCATCTGGAGCACCTCCTACGCCTCGAAGCGCCCGGAGGAGCGCCGGAATCTAGCCGTCGGCGAGCAGAATCCGGATTTCAGGGCGAATTCGTCGGACGCTCTGAAGCCCAATGACTCCGACTTCAACGGGTTTAATCACGGGTGGAAGATTTCCGGGTCGGATTACCTCAACGGGTTCAACGATGGCTGGAAGACGATGG GGACGTCTACTTTGGGGCTTGATGGCGGGTTCAGCAAAGGGGTTTACTCCAAGCCTTTGGTGAACTTTGATCTCAGCAATAACAGCAACAACAATCTTAATTTTGTGGTTAATTCCAAGGGGGTTAAGAGTGGGATTGGTAAGAATGAAGAGGATCTTCTTATCCATCATCATAATCATCACCTGAATGGGGGAAAAGGTGGtaagaagaacaagaacaacAGTAATAGCAACAAGGAAAGTAATAATAGTAGTGAGAAGAACAGTGATAAGAACAGCGTAGATAAGAGGTTCAAGACGCTTCCGCCATCGGAGTCTCTGCCAAGGAATGAAACTGTTGGCGGGTATATCTTCGTCTGCAACAACGACACGATGCAAGAGAATCTCAAGAGGCAGCTCTTTG GTTTACCTCCACGCTACCGTGATTCTGTCCGGGCAATAACTCCTGGCTTGCCGCTTTTCCTCTATAACTACTCCACTCACCAACTCCATGGAATTTTCGAG GCTGCAAGCTTTGGGGGAACAAATATCGATCCAACTGCCTGGGAGGACAAAAAGAACCCCGGCGAATCCCGCTTTCCTGCTCAG GTTCGCGTTATGACTCGAAAAGTGTGTGAGCCATTAGAGGAGGATTCCTTCAGACCCATCCTTCACCACTATGACGGCCCCAAGTTCCGCCTTGAACTCAACATCCCAGAG GCGCTCTCCCTTTTGGATATATTTGCAGAGAACAAGCCTTGA